One stretch of Pigmentiphaga aceris DNA includes these proteins:
- a CDS encoding branched-chain amino acid ABC transporter permease, producing MDILWQQILNGLVLGSVYALVALGYTMVYGILQLINFAHGEVLMVGAMVAMVTVKWVIATFPGLPGPAVLAIGLLAAIPVCVAINVFIERVAYRPLRNAPKLAPLITAIGISIMMQTMAMIIFGRNYNQFPALLPTAPIEVGGALITQTQILILVFAALSMGALTLLVERTRLGRAMRATAENPRVASLMGVNANHVIVMTFALGAALAAIAGVMLAANYAVTHFYMGFMPGLKAFTAAVLGGIGNLYGAMLGGLLLGLVESLGAGYIGDLTGGFLGSHYQDIFAFVVLIIVLTLRPSGLMGERVADRA from the coding sequence ATGGACATTCTTTGGCAACAGATCCTGAACGGACTGGTGCTCGGCAGCGTGTATGCGCTGGTAGCGCTCGGCTACACGATGGTGTACGGGATTTTGCAGCTGATCAACTTCGCACACGGTGAAGTATTGATGGTTGGCGCAATGGTCGCGATGGTCACCGTCAAGTGGGTAATAGCCACCTTCCCGGGCCTGCCCGGACCGGCGGTACTGGCCATTGGCCTGCTGGCAGCGATTCCCGTCTGTGTGGCGATCAACGTGTTCATCGAACGCGTGGCCTATCGCCCGCTGCGCAATGCGCCCAAGCTGGCTCCCTTGATCACCGCCATCGGCATCTCGATCATGATGCAGACCATGGCCATGATCATCTTCGGCCGCAATTACAACCAGTTCCCTGCCCTGCTGCCCACCGCCCCGATCGAAGTCGGCGGCGCGCTGATCACGCAGACACAAATCCTGATTCTGGTGTTCGCTGCCTTGTCGATGGGTGCCCTGACCCTGCTGGTGGAACGCACCCGCCTGGGCCGCGCCATGCGCGCCACTGCGGAAAATCCGCGTGTGGCCAGCCTGATGGGTGTGAATGCCAACCACGTGATCGTGATGACCTTCGCGCTGGGTGCCGCACTGGCCGCCATCGCTGGCGTGATGCTGGCCGCCAACTACGCGGTGACCCACTTCTACATGGGCTTCATGCCCGGGCTGAAGGCGTTCACGGCTGCGGTGCTGGGCGGTATCGGCAATCTGTACGGTGCCATGCTGGGCGGGCTGCTGCTGGGCCTGGTCGAGTCGCTGGGCGCGGGTTACATCGGCGATCTGACCGGTGGATTCCTGGGTAGCCACTACCAGGACATCTTCGCCTTTGTCGTACTCATCATCGTGCTGACCCTGCGGCCTTCCGGCCTGATGGGTGAACGCGTCGCCGACCGCGCCTGA
- the ugpQ gene encoding glycerophosphodiester phosphodiesterase, with protein MTTPRESNPTAGLPPRGWHYERVVAHRGGGIIAPENTLAGMRVAHAHGLRAVEFDVMLASDGVPILMHDPKLGRTLPGTGNIADISSSVLQTMDAGSWRDPHHYKGEPVPLFVDVVRWLRANDMWANIEIKPYPGKEIETGEVVGRMAAELYADETRPLALPVISSFSIDALAAAQRTAPGLPRGLLLNKVTPDWAELLERLDCIALHTSHANLTPEIAAQVKKAGYGLFCYTVNDPARAREILSWGVDSFCTDRIDLFARDFS; from the coding sequence ATGACTACCCCCCGCGAAAGCAACCCCACCGCCGGGTTGCCCCCGCGCGGCTGGCACTACGAACGTGTCGTCGCGCATCGCGGGGGTGGAATCATCGCCCCCGAGAACACCCTGGCCGGCATGCGCGTGGCACACGCGCATGGCCTGCGAGCGGTCGAATTCGACGTCATGCTTGCATCCGATGGCGTGCCCATCCTGATGCACGATCCCAAGCTGGGCCGCACCTTGCCCGGCACCGGCAACATCGCCGATATTTCTTCGTCTGTATTGCAGACCATGGACGCCGGTTCATGGCGCGACCCGCATCACTACAAGGGCGAACCTGTGCCTTTATTTGTAGACGTGGTGCGTTGGCTGCGCGCCAACGACATGTGGGCCAACATCGAGATCAAGCCCTATCCGGGCAAAGAGATCGAAACGGGCGAAGTAGTAGGGCGCATGGCAGCCGAGCTGTACGCAGACGAGACCCGGCCGCTGGCCTTGCCGGTAATTTCTTCGTTCTCGATTGACGCACTGGCTGCCGCACAGCGCACCGCACCCGGCTTGCCGCGTGGGCTGCTGCTGAACAAGGTCACGCCAGACTGGGCAGAATTGCTGGAACGCCTGGATTGCATTGCGCTGCACACCAGCCATGCCAACCTGACGCCCGAGATTGCGGCGCAGGTGAAGAAGGCAGGCTATGGCTTGTTTTGCTACACGGTGAATGACCCGGCACGTGCCCGGGAGATTCTGTCGTGGGGGGTGGATTCGTTCTGTACGGATCGAATCGATCTGTTTGCGCGGGATTTCAGCTGA
- a CDS encoding ABC transporter ATP-binding protein: MPGTNEAPLLRVAGISKRFGGLQALSDVGLEIQRGQIYGLIGPNGAGKTTFFNVITGLYTPDAGTFELGGKPYKPTAVHDVARAGIARTFQNIRLFGEMTALENVMVGRHVRTKTGIWGAMLRTPGVKREEAEIRQRAFELLEYVNISRYAHFQARTLSYGDQRRLEIARALATDPLLLALDEPAAGMNATEKVALRGLLDNIRRDGKTILLIEHDVKLVMGLCNRITVLDYGKRIAEGVPADVQKNPAVIEAYLGGGH, encoded by the coding sequence ATGCCGGGCACTAATGAAGCACCGCTGCTGCGCGTGGCGGGCATCAGCAAGCGCTTCGGCGGCTTGCAGGCCTTGTCTGATGTCGGGCTGGAAATCCAGCGCGGCCAGATCTACGGGCTGATCGGCCCCAATGGTGCCGGCAAGACCACCTTCTTCAACGTGATCACTGGCCTGTACACGCCTGACGCCGGCACCTTCGAGCTGGGCGGCAAACCCTACAAGCCGACGGCGGTGCACGATGTGGCGCGCGCAGGCATTGCCCGCACCTTCCAGAACATCCGCCTATTCGGCGAGATGACTGCGCTGGAAAACGTGATGGTCGGCCGTCACGTGCGCACCAAGACCGGCATCTGGGGTGCCATGCTGCGCACGCCGGGCGTCAAGCGCGAAGAAGCCGAGATCCGCCAGCGTGCATTCGAGCTGCTGGAATACGTGAACATCTCACGCTACGCCCACTTCCAGGCCCGCACGCTGTCTTACGGCGACCAGCGCCGTCTGGAAATTGCACGCGCCCTGGCCACCGACCCGCTGCTGCTGGCGCTGGATGAACCGGCAGCTGGCATGAATGCCACCGAGAAGGTCGCCCTGCGCGGTCTGCTGGACAACATTCGCCGCGATGGCAAGACCATTCTGCTGATCGAGCACGACGTGAAGCTGGTAATGGGCTTGTGCAATCGCATCACCGTGCTGGACTACGGCAAGCGCATCGCGGAAGGCGTCCCGGCGGATGTGCAGAAGAATCCTGCCGTGATCGAGGCTTATCTTGGCGGCGGGCACTAG
- the mntR gene encoding manganese-binding transcriptional regulator MntR, translating to MNKMKATAEALPKLMDAAVHVESFRQVREARRLERVEDYVELISDLIRDGGEARQVDIAARLGVAQPTVAKMLGRLADTGYAVRRPYRGVFLTEAGEALADATRRRHQTVHDFLLALGVDEDSARRDAEGIEHHVSSATLEAFARFIAERGVPPAESC from the coding sequence ATGAACAAGATGAAGGCCACGGCGGAGGCGTTGCCGAAGTTGATGGACGCCGCCGTACACGTGGAAAGCTTCCGGCAGGTGCGTGAGGCGCGCCGCCTGGAACGCGTGGAAGACTACGTGGAATTGATTTCCGACCTGATCCGTGACGGTGGTGAGGCCAGACAGGTCGATATCGCTGCGCGCCTGGGTGTTGCACAACCGACGGTGGCGAAAATGTTGGGTCGCTTGGCCGACACCGGATATGCGGTGCGCCGACCCTACCGGGGTGTGTTCCTGACCGAAGCTGGCGAAGCCTTGGCCGACGCCACGCGTCGCCGCCATCAGACCGTGCACGACTTTTTGCTGGCCCTGGGGGTGGACGAAGATTCGGCCCGCCGTGATGCGGAAGGGATCGAGCACCACGTCAGCAGCGCCACGCTGGAAGCGTTTGCGCGCTTCATTGCAGAACGGGGTGTGCCGCCTGCCGAGTCCTGTTGA
- a CDS encoding metal ABC transporter solute-binding protein, Zn/Mn family, with the protein MLRRRFHQLLGRGALAAFAMCAGLALPTAVQAEDAKKLSVIATTGMLADTMREVGGDRIEVTALMGVGVDPHTYRQTRSDVAKLTRANLVVWHGLNLEAQLEDLFKDLARRKPVVALADTIPKSRLLADEQNPQIFDPHVWMDPQLWLPIVTAARDALIQVDPAGKASYDSNAARYAEQIAALDKRVKARLGAVPAARRMLVTAHDAFRYFGRANSYEVLGIQGISTESEASLHQVEKIVGILVERKIGAIFVESSVSDQNIRALVEGAAARGHKVTIGGELFSDAMGQPGTPEGTYLGMIEHNANTIAKALGAAP; encoded by the coding sequence ATGCTTCGACGACGTTTCCACCAACTGCTCGGCCGTGGCGCGCTCGCCGCATTTGCGATGTGTGCGGGCTTGGCCTTGCCGACGGCAGTTCAGGCGGAAGACGCGAAGAAGTTGTCGGTGATTGCCACCACGGGCATGCTCGCCGACACCATGCGGGAAGTCGGTGGGGACCGCATTGAAGTCACTGCGCTGATGGGTGTGGGTGTCGATCCGCACACCTATCGTCAGACGCGCTCTGACGTCGCCAAGCTCACACGCGCCAATCTGGTTGTCTGGCACGGGCTGAATCTGGAAGCGCAGCTGGAAGACCTGTTCAAAGACCTGGCGCGCCGCAAGCCGGTGGTGGCCTTGGCCGACACCATTCCCAAGTCGCGCCTGCTGGCGGATGAGCAGAATCCGCAAATTTTTGACCCGCACGTGTGGATGGACCCGCAACTGTGGCTGCCGATCGTCACCGCCGCGCGTGATGCCTTGATCCAGGTCGACCCAGCCGGCAAGGCCAGCTACGACAGCAATGCCGCGCGCTACGCCGAACAGATCGCCGCCTTGGACAAACGCGTGAAGGCGCGCCTGGGAGCAGTGCCTGCCGCCCGCCGCATGCTGGTGACCGCACATGACGCTTTCCGCTACTTCGGCCGAGCCAACAGCTACGAGGTCTTGGGCATCCAGGGCATCTCGACCGAAAGCGAAGCCAGCCTGCATCAGGTCGAGAAGATCGTCGGCATTTTGGTCGAGCGCAAGATCGGCGCGATTTTCGTGGAATCGTCGGTGTCCGATCAGAACATTCGCGCTCTGGTTGAAGGCGCGGCGGCGCGCGGACACAAGGTCACCATCGGCGGCGAGCTGTTCTCAGACGCCATGGGCCAGCCCGGCACGCCCGAAGGCACCTACCTGGGCATGATCGAGCACAACGCCAACACGATTGCCAAAGCCTTGGGAGCCGCGCCATGA
- a CDS encoding ABC transporter ATP-binding protein — protein sequence MADTEIVLRVTDLQVAYGGIQAVKGASLEVRKGELVTLIGANGAGKTTTLKAITGLLNPASGDIAYMDAPMDGIRADQRVARGLVMIPEGRGVFARMTIVENLQMGAYLRRDSAGIKQDIERMFETFPRLKERADQLAGTMSGGEQQMLAMARALMAQPKLLLLDEPSMGLSPIMVDKIFEVIRAVSAQGVTMLLVEQNANLALQAAHRGYVMESGVITMAGDAQAMLVDPRVREAYLGEETGAEETGV from the coding sequence ATGGCTGACACTGAAATCGTATTGCGCGTCACGGACCTGCAAGTCGCCTACGGCGGCATCCAGGCAGTCAAAGGCGCGTCGCTGGAAGTCCGCAAGGGCGAATTGGTCACGCTGATCGGTGCCAACGGCGCGGGCAAGACCACCACACTGAAGGCCATTACCGGCCTGCTGAACCCGGCATCGGGCGACATCGCCTACATGGACGCACCGATGGACGGCATCCGCGCCGACCAGCGCGTGGCACGTGGCCTGGTCATGATCCCGGAAGGTCGGGGCGTGTTTGCACGCATGACCATCGTTGAAAACCTGCAGATGGGCGCGTATCTGCGACGCGATTCCGCCGGTATCAAGCAGGACATCGAACGCATGTTCGAGACCTTCCCGCGCCTGAAGGAACGGGCGGATCAGCTGGCCGGCACCATGTCGGGCGGCGAACAGCAAATGCTGGCGATGGCGCGTGCGCTGATGGCGCAACCGAAATTGCTGCTGCTGGACGAGCCGTCGATGGGCTTGTCGCCGATCATGGTCGACAAGATCTTTGAAGTGATCCGTGCGGTCTCGGCGCAAGGTGTGACCATGCTGCTGGTCGAGCAGAATGCCAACCTGGCATTGCAGGCCGCGCATCGGGGCTATGTGATGGAATCGGGCGTGATCACCATGGCAGGCGATGCGCAGGCCATGTTGGTCGACCCCCGCGTGCGCGAAGCGTATCTGGGTGAAGAGACGGGTGCGGAAGAAACCGGGGTCTGA
- a CDS encoding D-amino acid dehydrogenase, with amino-acid sequence MKVVVLGSGILGTSSAWWLREAGHEVTVVDRQPGAGRETSFANGGQISVSYSVPWANPAAPRKIFNWAFRPDSPLLFRPTADWRQWQWALAFLRECMPSRLAPNVRAMVAMASYSRHTLQDMRSTLGIDYHHLSRGILQFYRDEADFEASQRAADVMRDAGVDRRTISADEVINIEPALAASRSLIVGGDFTPDDESGDVHAFTEGLATRAAAAGVEFRYSTQATRLVSDGSRITSVEVIDPDGSYQQLRADAFVVALGSHSPALLRPLGVPCLVYPAKGYSATYPVLDPDRVPQVSLTDAAHKLVMSRFGDRLRIAGTAEFGGYSRELDPIRCEAITRVARELFGDALDTTAPAYWSGLRPATPSNVPLVGRSRIANLFLNTGHGTLGWTMGAGSGRAIADIVSGKRPEPDFPFIGL; translated from the coding sequence ATGAAAGTTGTCGTCCTCGGCAGTGGCATTCTCGGTACGTCCAGCGCCTGGTGGTTGCGCGAGGCGGGACACGAAGTCACGGTGGTCGACCGCCAGCCCGGGGCGGGGCGCGAAACCAGTTTCGCCAACGGTGGCCAGATATCGGTGTCGTATTCGGTGCCCTGGGCCAACCCGGCCGCACCACGCAAGATCTTCAACTGGGCCTTTCGGCCGGATTCGCCCTTGCTGTTCCGGCCCACGGCCGACTGGCGTCAATGGCAGTGGGCGCTTGCCTTCCTGCGCGAGTGCATGCCCTCCCGGCTGGCTCCGAATGTGCGCGCCATGGTCGCCATGGCCAGCTACAGCCGCCACACATTACAGGACATGCGCAGCACGCTGGGCATCGATTATCACCACCTGTCGCGCGGTATTCTGCAGTTCTACCGTGACGAAGCGGATTTCGAAGCGTCCCAACGCGCCGCCGATGTAATGCGCGACGCGGGCGTCGACCGCCGCACGATTTCTGCCGATGAAGTCATCAACATCGAACCCGCCTTGGCCGCCAGCCGTTCCCTGATTGTAGGCGGCGACTTCACGCCCGACGACGAAAGCGGCGACGTGCACGCCTTCACCGAAGGACTGGCCACCCGCGCAGCCGCTGCCGGTGTCGAATTCCGATACAGCACCCAGGCCACGCGGCTGGTGTCAGACGGGTCACGCATCACCTCGGTCGAAGTGATCGACCCGGACGGCAGCTACCAACAGCTACGGGCCGACGCCTTTGTGGTGGCCCTGGGCAGCCACAGCCCCGCGTTGCTGCGCCCGTTGGGCGTGCCCTGCCTGGTGTACCCGGCAAAAGGCTATTCCGCGACCTACCCGGTGCTCGATCCCGACCGTGTGCCGCAGGTCAGCCTGACCGATGCCGCCCACAAACTGGTGATGTCGCGCTTTGGCGACCGCCTGCGCATTGCCGGCACTGCCGAATTCGGCGGTTACTCGCGCGAGCTGGACCCGATCCGCTGCGAAGCCATCACCCGGGTGGCGCGTGAACTGTTCGGGGATGCGCTCGACACCACTGCGCCTGCCTATTGGTCTGGCCTGCGTCCTGCCACGCCGTCCAACGTACCCTTGGTGGGGCGCAGCCGGATTGCCAACCTGTTCCTGAACACCGGCCACGGCACACTGGGCTGGACCATGGGGGCGGGTTCTGGCCGGGCGATTGCCGATATTGTGTCTGGCAAGCGGCCCGAACCCGATTTTCCGTTCATCGGTTTGTAA
- a CDS encoding extracellular solute-binding protein, with amino-acid sequence MRADSLTPTTQNFSSSPTRPARRGWLAAALATAFAFAGGMPAAAFAAPTEISVWHAMDPAHRATFDELVQRFNSQQQDVHVTATAYASVTQLAGAGETAVLAKKQPNLIELSDTAVPEFVARHNAIMPMSDLLKTYPVKDLNFFLPQTTNYLRDARGNLLALPWMAEAPVYIYNRDLYKKAGLDPDVTPKTWREMQNHLVALANVAESDCPYATSRESWIHLENTSALHNVPFASKNNGLETNGVGAELQINQLLHVRHLALMMSWVRSRLFTFQSHGYEADAKFISGECAVLTTGTGSLGAIQQQAKFSYGVAPLPYYDEEAKNGSNPFVGGPAFWAMSGHPAAEQKALATFIAFLATPVTAAEWHQKTGFLPLSDAAFRASSVSYYPSLHGSQAVIRALSQTPAQYTRGFRLHNYNAVSDIMDQELDNIFSGRKPPKLGLDDAVARGNAVMRAPGAPAGGAGVGSKPAAAPRPGVKPAAPAKPAAAKPAAPAKPAAAKPAAAPAKPAAKPAAAPAKPAPAKP; translated from the coding sequence ATGCGCGCGGACAGCCTGACCCCGACTACCCAGAATTTCTCTTCTTCGCCGACCCGTCCCGCCCGTCGTGGCTGGCTGGCGGCGGCCCTAGCCACCGCCTTTGCGTTTGCGGGCGGCATGCCTGCCGCCGCCTTTGCCGCGCCCACCGAAATTTCGGTCTGGCACGCCATGGACCCGGCCCACCGCGCCACCTTCGACGAGCTGGTGCAGCGTTTCAACAGCCAGCAGCAAGACGTACATGTCACGGCTACCGCCTACGCCAGCGTGACTCAGCTGGCTGGTGCCGGTGAAACTGCCGTGCTCGCCAAGAAGCAGCCGAATCTGATCGAACTGTCCGACACCGCCGTGCCGGAGTTCGTGGCACGTCACAACGCGATCATGCCGATGTCGGATCTGTTGAAGACCTACCCGGTCAAAGACCTGAACTTCTTCCTGCCGCAGACCACCAACTACCTGCGTGATGCACGTGGCAACCTGCTGGCACTGCCGTGGATGGCCGAAGCGCCCGTTTACATCTACAACCGCGACCTGTACAAGAAGGCCGGCCTGGACCCCGATGTCACGCCCAAGACCTGGCGTGAAATGCAGAACCACCTGGTTGCGCTGGCCAACGTCGCGGAATCGGATTGCCCCTACGCCACCAGCCGCGAAAGCTGGATCCACCTGGAAAACACGTCGGCACTGCACAACGTGCCTTTCGCGTCCAAGAACAACGGCCTGGAAACCAACGGCGTAGGCGCTGAACTGCAGATCAACCAGCTGCTGCACGTGCGCCACCTGGCACTGATGATGAGCTGGGTGCGCAGCCGCCTGTTCACCTTCCAAAGCCACGGCTACGAAGCCGACGCCAAATTCATCAGCGGCGAATGCGCGGTCCTGACCACCGGCACCGGTTCGCTGGGTGCGATTCAGCAGCAGGCCAAGTTCTCGTATGGCGTGGCACCGCTGCCGTACTACGACGAAGAAGCCAAGAATGGCAGCAACCCCTTCGTGGGCGGTCCGGCGTTCTGGGCCATGTCGGGTCACCCGGCAGCCGAACAGAAAGCGCTGGCCACCTTCATCGCCTTCCTGGCTACCCCGGTAACGGCTGCTGAATGGCATCAGAAAACCGGCTTCCTGCCCCTGAGCGACGCTGCCTTCCGTGCATCGAGCGTGTCCTACTACCCGAGCCTGCATGGTTCGCAAGCAGTGATCCGCGCCTTGTCGCAAACCCCGGCGCAGTACACCCGTGGCTTCCGTCTGCACAACTACAACGCCGTGTCGGACATCATGGACCAGGAACTGGACAACATCTTCAGCGGCCGCAAGCCGCCGAAGCTGGGTCTGGATGATGCCGTTGCACGTGGCAATGCCGTGATGCGCGCCCCGGGTGCGCCCGCCGGTGGTGCAGGTGTCGGCAGCAAGCCCGCTGCAGCACCGCGTCCGGGTGTGAAGCCCGCCGCGCCTGCCAAGCCCGCTGCCGCCAAGCCTGCTGCACCAGCCAAGCCAGCGGCCGCCAAACCGGCAGCCGCCCCGGCCAAGCCCGCAGCAAAGCCGGCTGCTGCGCCGGCCAAGCCTGCCCCTGCCAAGCCCTGA
- a CDS encoding metal ABC transporter ATP-binding protein, whose product MSQSTNQSSGNAGSHPASRHADLHVAPPASASQVPPALDIRGVTASYGATSVLFSVDFALPTGAMGVIVGPNGAGKSTLLKAALDIVPKVSGEVSVFGLPFEANRHRVAYVPQRASVDWEFPATTFDVVAMGLYRELGLLRWRRASHRTRILDCLDRVGMRDFADRQIGQLSGGQQQRVFVARALAQNADLYVLDEPFAGVDAATERTLVSVLRALTQAGKTVLCVHHDLSTVADYFTDALLLNVRRIAAGPVRDVFTEANLQQAYGGRLSLAQIDRTRDTFDTQADARSAAA is encoded by the coding sequence ATGAGCCAGTCGACAAATCAGTCCTCGGGTAATGCTGGTAGCCACCCCGCCTCCCGCCACGCTGACCTCCACGTGGCCCCGCCCGCCAGCGCCAGCCAAGTCCCGCCCGCGCTCGACATCCGTGGCGTGACCGCCAGTTATGGGGCGACCTCGGTGCTGTTCTCGGTGGACTTTGCCTTGCCCACGGGGGCCATGGGCGTGATCGTCGGCCCCAACGGGGCGGGCAAATCCACCCTGCTGAAAGCCGCGCTCGACATCGTGCCGAAGGTATCGGGTGAGGTCAGCGTATTTGGCCTGCCCTTCGAGGCCAACCGCCACCGCGTGGCCTACGTGCCGCAACGGGCCAGCGTGGATTGGGAATTCCCGGCCACCACCTTCGATGTGGTCGCCATGGGCCTGTACCGCGAACTGGGCCTGCTGCGCTGGCGCCGCGCCAGCCACCGCACGCGCATCCTGGATTGTCTGGACCGCGTGGGCATGCGCGACTTTGCAGATCGCCAGATCGGCCAATTGTCGGGCGGGCAACAACAACGGGTATTCGTGGCGCGTGCATTGGCACAGAACGCGGACTTGTATGTGCTGGATGAGCCGTTTGCCGGCGTCGATGCAGCTACCGAACGCACGTTGGTTTCCGTGCTGCGGGCATTGACGCAGGCCGGCAAGACCGTGCTGTGCGTGCATCACGACCTGAGCACTGTCGCCGATTACTTCACCGACGCCTTGCTGCTGAACGTGCGCCGCATTGCGGCCGGGCCTGTTCGGGATGTGTTTACCGAAGCGAACTTGCAGCAGGCCTACGGCGGCCGCCTGTCGCTGGCGCAGATCGACCGCACCCGCGACACCTTCGACACACAGGCAGATGCCCGGAGCGCAGCGGCATGA
- a CDS encoding ABC transporter permease subunit, with the protein MVMVAVALAVLPLVLGQYGNSWVRIIDLALLYVLLALGLNIVVGFAGLLDLGYIAFYAVGAYMYALLSSPHLANNFAWIAATFPNGMHNSIWLVIPLGAGVAALFGVLLGAPTLKLRGDYLAIVTLGFGEIVRIFMNNLNAPVNITNGPQGITRIDPISLFGTSLAGTRGSRGMVDIFGWKIPSVTAYYYLFLLLVILAIFLCIRLQDSRIGRAWMAIREDEIAAKAMGINTRNVKLLAFAMGASFGGVSGAMFSAFQGFVSPESFTLMESIVVLAMVVLGGMGHVPGVVLGALLLAGLPELLRHFVVPAQELLFGAGNVIVDAEIGRTLLFGLAMVLVMLFRPKGLWPSSPHGVKKTPAPVPDAPQPTKVA; encoded by the coding sequence ATGGTGATGGTGGCAGTGGCGCTCGCCGTCCTGCCGCTGGTACTGGGCCAATACGGCAACAGCTGGGTTCGCATCATCGACCTGGCGCTGCTGTATGTATTGCTCGCACTGGGCCTGAACATCGTGGTGGGCTTTGCCGGCCTGCTCGACCTGGGATACATCGCGTTCTACGCGGTGGGTGCCTACATGTATGCGTTGCTGTCCTCGCCGCACCTGGCGAACAACTTCGCGTGGATTGCTGCGACCTTCCCCAATGGCATGCACAACTCGATCTGGCTGGTAATCCCGCTGGGTGCAGGCGTTGCGGCCTTGTTCGGCGTCCTGCTGGGGGCACCCACGCTCAAGCTGCGCGGCGATTACCTTGCGATTGTCACGCTGGGCTTCGGCGAGATCGTGCGTATCTTCATGAACAACCTGAACGCGCCGGTGAACATCACCAACGGCCCGCAAGGTATTACGCGCATCGATCCGATCAGCCTGTTCGGTACGTCCTTGGCGGGTACGCGCGGCAGTCGCGGCATGGTCGACATATTCGGGTGGAAGATACCCAGCGTGACGGCCTACTACTACCTGTTCCTGCTGTTGGTGATCCTGGCGATTTTCCTGTGTATTCGTTTGCAGGACTCCCGCATCGGGCGCGCCTGGATGGCCATCCGCGAAGACGAAATCGCCGCCAAGGCCATGGGCATCAACACCCGCAACGTGAAACTGCTGGCCTTTGCCATGGGCGCGTCCTTCGGTGGCGTGTCGGGTGCCATGTTCTCGGCCTTCCAAGGCTTCGTCAGCCCGGAATCCTTCACGCTGATGGAATCCATTGTGGTGCTGGCCATGGTGGTGCTGGGCGGCATGGGCCACGTGCCGGGTGTGGTGCTGGGTGCGTTGTTGCTGGCCGGCTTGCCGGAACTGCTGCGTCACTTCGTGGTGCCGGCGCAAGAGCTGCTGTTTGGCGCAGGCAATGTGATTGTCGATGCCGAAATCGGCCGTACCCTGCTGTTCGGTCTGGCCATGGTGCTGGTGATGCTGTTCCGTCCCAAGGGACTGTGGCCATCGTCACCGCATGGGGTCAAGAAAACGCCGGCTCCGGTGCCGGACGCCCCGCAACCGACCAAGGTGGCCTGA